One Agrobacterium vaccinii DNA window includes the following coding sequences:
- the trxA gene encoding thioredoxin — protein sequence MATVKVDTSNFQSEVLDSAEPVVVDFWAEWCGPCKMIAPSLEEIATELAGKVKVVKLNIDENPELAAQFGVRSIPTLAMFKGGEVADIKVGAAPKTALSAWISSAA from the coding sequence ATGGCTACCGTGAAAGTCGATACATCCAATTTTCAGTCTGAAGTTCTGGATTCCGCAGAGCCAGTTGTCGTTGATTTCTGGGCGGAATGGTGCGGCCCATGCAAGATGATTGCGCCAAGCCTTGAGGAAATTGCGACCGAACTTGCTGGCAAGGTCAAGGTCGTCAAGCTCAACATCGATGAAAATCCAGAGCTTGCAGCACAGTTCGGCGTTCGCTCGATCCCGACGCTTGCCATGTTCAAGGGCGGTGAAGTCGCTGACATCAAGGTTGGCGCGGCTCCCAAGACAGCTCTTTCGGCCTGGATTTCCAGCGCCGCTTGA
- the addA gene encoding double-strand break repair helicase AddA produces the protein MLNDIIDHGPERDDPTSWIDWTTRQQTRASDPTSSAWVSANAGSGKTHVLTQRVIRLLLAGCRPSAILCLTYTKAAASEMSSRVFDRLADWATLSNADLSDRITAIEGRVPDLIKLKEARRLFAKALETPGGLKIQTIHAFCEALLHQFPLEANVAGHFSVLDDRAASTLLAEARRTLLTAVSLEVDQPLAQALAYVLDAADETGLESLLSAIVANRNAIRGFLDMTRSHGGIDAALRSRAGVSADETEQTAAAAFWPLPGLSGLSLDTYLTLADEIGGSRVIDVAYALREASRTTDVFKRVDFIEAALLTSQGAPKSDTYVINKAMQKSAPGLLDDLTLARAHVVACRDRYRTLRMLEATKHALTLAERLIGDFEDLKKQRSQLDFEDLIERAATLLNRDTAGAWVHYKLDQGIDHILVDEAQDTSPVQWTIIQSLAADFFHGDTAREGRRTVFAVGDEKQSIYSFQGARPERFSQESRETQQRVRAVEQTFHSVRLPLSFRSTDDVLAAVDQVFSVPEHAEGLSAENEPVEHRSNRQGQAGTVELWDMVAAEPVENEEDWTAPFDALRESAPPAIVARRIAARIAEMIGTETIVEKGVERVIEAGDILVLVRKRHAFVNALTRELKQRKNIPVAGADRLRLTDHIAIQDLLALGRFVLLPEDDLSLSALLKSPLFNHTEDDIFELAALRAADTSVWQHLQAISTGEANRFKTSVSLLTHFINLSKIQTIHDFFAAVLTLHEGRARFLARLGNEASDVLDEFLSFALDHEKTGLPGLQSFISVIETDAPEIKREQDKERGEVRIMTVHASKGLEAPVVFLVDGGSKAFIHSHLPKLRFVETTNASLPIWLPGKGFDNALVSKDEDRLKLSAEQEYRRLLYVAMTRAADHLIVCGYRGPRENPDCWHAMIARSLAADETRCKRQAFAAGGEEWDGLLWHSTSRETKQVGRIAPPELPVRDALPASLMTPLPPPPSLPRPLSPSGAGTIIDDGSEDLLVSSPLFTKPEVSSGLALQRGRLVHRMLQTLPDYPQEERPTAARRYAERAARFWPDWEREKLIASTLAVLSEPTIQPAFAANSRAEISIMGTLRLGRQDFAVSGRIDRLAVEDDRVILVDYKTNRVPPPNDAAIPFAHKAQLAIYKSILEPLYPGKTFTCALIYTENASFMPLSEEALHAALAAIETK, from the coding sequence ATGCTGAATGACATCATAGATCACGGTCCTGAGCGCGATGATCCGACGAGCTGGATCGACTGGACGACCAGACAACAGACGAGGGCATCCGATCCGACTAGCTCTGCCTGGGTGTCGGCCAATGCCGGCTCCGGCAAGACGCACGTCCTGACGCAGCGCGTCATCCGCCTTCTGTTGGCCGGATGTCGGCCATCCGCCATTCTCTGTCTGACCTACACCAAGGCGGCAGCGTCGGAAATGTCGAGCCGCGTGTTCGACCGTCTCGCAGACTGGGCAACGCTCTCGAATGCTGATCTCAGCGATCGCATCACCGCCATTGAGGGCCGTGTTCCCGATCTCATCAAGCTAAAGGAAGCCAGACGCCTGTTTGCCAAGGCGCTGGAGACGCCCGGCGGATTGAAAATTCAGACCATCCACGCCTTTTGCGAAGCGCTTCTGCACCAGTTTCCACTGGAAGCGAATGTCGCTGGACATTTTTCGGTGCTGGATGATCGCGCGGCCAGCACTCTTTTGGCCGAGGCCCGGCGGACGCTTTTGACCGCAGTTTCCCTGGAAGTGGATCAGCCACTCGCCCAGGCGTTGGCCTATGTTCTCGATGCCGCCGACGAGACAGGGCTCGAATCTTTATTGAGCGCCATCGTCGCCAACCGGAATGCCATTCGTGGCTTTCTCGATATGACCCGTAGCCATGGCGGCATAGACGCGGCACTTCGCTCTCGCGCTGGTGTGAGCGCGGATGAAACCGAACAGACGGCTGCGGCGGCCTTCTGGCCACTTCCCGGTCTTTCCGGCCTGTCACTCGACACCTATCTGACCCTTGCTGACGAAATTGGCGGATCACGCGTGATCGATGTCGCCTACGCGCTTCGCGAGGCAAGCCGTACCACGGATGTCTTCAAACGCGTCGACTTTATCGAAGCAGCGCTGCTGACCTCGCAGGGTGCGCCGAAATCCGACACCTATGTCATCAACAAGGCCATGCAGAAATCCGCGCCCGGTTTGCTGGACGATCTGACGCTTGCACGCGCGCATGTCGTCGCCTGTCGTGATCGTTACCGCACCCTTCGCATGCTGGAAGCGACGAAACACGCATTGACCCTTGCCGAACGCCTGATCGGCGATTTCGAGGATTTGAAAAAGCAGCGCAGCCAGCTCGATTTCGAAGACCTGATCGAGCGCGCCGCCACGCTTCTCAACCGCGATACAGCGGGCGCCTGGGTTCATTACAAGCTAGATCAGGGCATCGACCACATTCTGGTGGACGAAGCACAGGACACGAGCCCGGTGCAATGGACGATCATCCAGTCTCTGGCGGCCGACTTCTTCCATGGCGATACCGCGCGTGAAGGTCGTCGCACTGTGTTTGCCGTGGGTGACGAGAAGCAGTCGATCTATTCGTTTCAGGGCGCCAGACCCGAACGCTTCTCGCAAGAAAGCCGGGAGACCCAGCAACGCGTCAGAGCCGTGGAACAGACATTCCATTCCGTGCGTCTGCCCCTTTCATTTCGTTCCACCGACGATGTGCTGGCCGCCGTCGATCAGGTTTTCTCCGTTCCCGAACATGCCGAGGGTTTGAGCGCAGAGAACGAACCCGTCGAGCACCGCTCCAACCGCCAGGGACAGGCGGGTACCGTCGAGCTCTGGGATATGGTCGCAGCCGAGCCGGTGGAAAACGAAGAGGACTGGACGGCTCCCTTCGATGCGCTACGGGAAAGCGCACCCCCCGCCATCGTCGCCCGCCGGATTGCGGCGCGGATCGCCGAAATGATCGGTACGGAAACGATTGTGGAAAAAGGCGTGGAGCGCGTCATCGAGGCAGGCGATATTCTCGTTCTGGTCAGAAAGCGCCACGCCTTTGTCAACGCGCTGACCCGCGAGTTGAAGCAGCGCAAAAACATTCCCGTCGCCGGTGCCGACCGGCTGCGGCTGACCGATCACATTGCCATTCAGGACCTGCTGGCGCTGGGTCGTTTCGTGCTGTTGCCGGAAGATGATCTATCACTTTCTGCCCTGCTCAAGAGCCCGCTTTTCAACCACACTGAAGACGACATTTTCGAATTGGCGGCACTGCGCGCAGCCGACACTAGTGTGTGGCAGCATTTGCAGGCCATCTCGACCGGAGAAGCCAACCGATTCAAGACGTCCGTTTCTCTGCTGACCCATTTCATAAACCTGTCGAAAATACAGACCATCCATGATTTCTTCGCCGCCGTGCTGACACTGCATGAGGGGCGAGCGCGGTTTCTGGCACGGCTCGGCAATGAGGCGAGCGATGTGCTGGACGAGTTCTTGTCCTTTGCACTGGACCATGAGAAGACCGGCCTACCCGGTCTGCAATCCTTCATCTCGGTCATTGAGACCGATGCACCAGAGATCAAACGCGAGCAGGACAAGGAGCGCGGCGAAGTCCGCATCATGACCGTTCATGCGTCCAAGGGTCTGGAGGCACCTGTCGTGTTTCTGGTGGACGGCGGCTCTAAGGCCTTTATTCACAGCCATCTGCCCAAGCTGCGGTTCGTTGAGACAACCAATGCCTCCCTACCCATCTGGCTACCCGGCAAGGGTTTCGATAATGCGCTGGTTTCCAAAGACGAGGACCGTCTAAAGCTTTCGGCGGAACAGGAATATCGACGCCTGCTCTATGTTGCGATGACGCGCGCTGCCGACCACCTGATCGTCTGCGGTTATCGCGGTCCTCGCGAAAATCCCGATTGCTGGCACGCCATGATCGCTCGTTCTCTCGCTGCCGATGAGACACGCTGCAAGCGGCAAGCGTTTGCAGCAGGCGGAGAAGAATGGGATGGCCTTCTCTGGCACTCCACCAGCCGGGAGACAAAGCAGGTCGGCAGGATCGCGCCACCTGAACTGCCGGTGCGTGACGCCCTGCCTGCATCCTTGATGACACCATTGCCGCCGCCGCCTTCGCTGCCACGCCCACTCAGCCCATCGGGCGCCGGGACGATCATCGATGATGGCTCCGAAGATCTGCTGGTCAGCTCTCCGCTGTTTACAAAGCCCGAAGTGTCCTCTGGCCTGGCACTCCAACGGGGTCGTCTGGTCCATCGCATGTTGCAAACACTGCCGGATTATCCGCAGGAAGAGCGTCCGACCGCTGCCCGACGATATGCAGAGCGTGCCGCGCGCTTCTGGCCGGATTGGGAACGGGAAAAGCTTATTGCCTCGACGCTGGCGGTTCTATCAGAACCCACGATCCAACCCGCCTTTGCGGCAAACAGCCGGGCGGAAATCTCCATCATGGGAACGTTGCGTTTGGGCAGACAGGACTTCGCCGTGTCAGGCCGGATAGACCGTCTGGCGGTGGAGGATGATCGGGTCATTCTCGTCGATTACAAGACCAACCGCGTACCGCCACCAAACGACGCGGCCATCCCCTTTGCACATAAGGCGCAGCTTGCAATCTACAAAAGCATTTTGGAGCCGCTCTACCCCGGCAAGACCTTTACCTGCGCGTTGATCTATACGGAAAACGCCTCCTTCATGCCATTGAGCGAGGAAGCGTTGCACGCGGCCCTTGCTGCAATCGAGACAAAGTGA
- a CDS encoding bifunctional folylpolyglutamate synthase/dihydrofolate synthase, whose translation MTTPASSEAEQIIERLLGLHPKGFDLSLDRIIRLLEKLGNPHKRMPPVIHVAGTNGKGSVTAFSRAILEAAGLAVHVHTSPHLVNWYERYRIGVRGEKGRYVEDAVLANALERVAEANDGQMITVFEILTAVTFVLFAEHPADVTILEVGLGGRFDATNVIANPAVSIIMPISLDHQAYLGDSVELIAAEKAGIMKSGSPVVIGHQEYDAALDVLVHTAERLKCPTAVYGQDYSAHEEFGRMVYQDEFSLVDAPLPRLPGRHQLANAAAAIRAVKAAGFEVTDKMIETAMASVEWPGRLQRIKTGHIVDLAPAGSEIWIDGGHNPGAGEVIAEAMAGFEEKQARPLVLIAGMINTKDQVGYFKAFADIAEYVFTVPIHGTDAAIDPVVLAHAVFDAGLVAAPTSSIEEALEELKKRIVPGKPAPRILIGGSLYLAGNALAFNGTVPK comes from the coding sequence ATGACGACGCCCGCTTCCAGCGAGGCCGAACAGATTATCGAGAGGCTCTTGGGGCTCCACCCCAAGGGCTTCGATCTCTCACTCGACAGAATAATCCGCCTTCTGGAGAAGCTGGGCAATCCCCATAAAAGGATGCCACCGGTCATCCATGTGGCCGGTACAAACGGCAAGGGATCGGTAACGGCGTTCAGCCGCGCGATCCTTGAGGCGGCAGGCCTTGCCGTCCATGTCCATACCTCTCCGCATCTCGTGAACTGGTACGAGCGCTATCGTATCGGTGTCAGGGGCGAAAAAGGGCGTTATGTCGAGGACGCGGTTCTGGCCAACGCGCTTGAGCGTGTAGCAGAGGCAAATGACGGCCAAATGATCACCGTTTTCGAAATCCTGACTGCCGTGACCTTCGTGCTGTTTGCTGAGCATCCAGCAGATGTCACGATCCTTGAGGTCGGGCTGGGTGGTCGTTTCGATGCGACCAATGTCATCGCCAATCCCGCTGTGTCCATCATCATGCCCATTTCGCTCGATCACCAGGCCTATCTTGGCGACAGTGTCGAGCTGATCGCTGCCGAGAAAGCCGGGATCATGAAATCGGGATCACCTGTCGTGATCGGCCATCAGGAATATGACGCCGCGCTGGATGTGCTGGTGCACACAGCAGAGCGCCTGAAATGCCCAACGGCGGTTTACGGTCAAGATTATTCCGCCCATGAAGAATTTGGCCGTATGGTCTATCAGGATGAATTCAGCCTCGTAGACGCGCCACTGCCGCGTCTTCCGGGTCGCCATCAACTCGCTAACGCCGCTGCCGCCATTCGCGCCGTCAAGGCCGCTGGCTTCGAAGTGACGGACAAGATGATCGAGACGGCCATGGCATCGGTCGAATGGCCGGGCCGCCTGCAACGCATCAAGACCGGCCACATCGTCGATCTCGCGCCTGCGGGATCGGAGATTTGGATCGATGGTGGCCACAATCCCGGCGCGGGTGAGGTGATTGCCGAGGCCATGGCGGGTTTTGAGGAAAAGCAGGCGAGACCACTCGTTCTCATCGCTGGCATGATCAATACGAAAGACCAGGTCGGCTACTTCAAGGCTTTCGCCGATATCGCCGAATATGTGTTTACCGTGCCGATCCATGGCACGGACGCTGCAATCGATCCGGTCGTGCTGGCGCATGCGGTGTTTGATGCGGGTCTGGTCGCGGCCCCCACGTCATCTATCGAAGAAGCGTTGGAAGAGCTGAAAAAGCGGATCGTGCCGGGCAAGCCAGCGCCGCGCATTCTGATCGGTGGATCGCTATATTTGGCGGGTAATGCGCTGGCGTTCAACGGAACGGTTCCGAAGTAA
- a CDS encoding nucleotidyltransferase family protein, with protein sequence MTIKQAMVLAAGLGTRMRPITDTIPKPLVQIAGRPMIDYVLDALVEAGVETIVVNIHHHAEQMVAHLATRKDVEIRISDETAQLMNSGGGLAKGLKLLEPGPVLVMNADLFWVGEIAGQPTNLHRLSTFFDPAVMDMAMLCVDMDRTTGHNGKKDFNLAEDGRLTRYNEGEPHPVVYAGAIAMETRLLDDAPADAFNLNIYFDRAISDNRLFGLSLDGQWITVGTPDAIEDAERTIAATEIDK encoded by the coding sequence ATGACGATCAAACAAGCGATGGTGCTCGCCGCTGGCCTCGGCACCAGAATGCGCCCGATTACCGATACGATCCCGAAGCCTCTGGTGCAGATTGCCGGAAGACCGATGATCGACTACGTGCTCGATGCGCTGGTTGAAGCTGGTGTCGAGACCATCGTCGTCAACATCCATCACCATGCCGAGCAGATGGTTGCGCATCTTGCGACCCGTAAGGACGTCGAGATCAGGATTTCGGACGAAACTGCCCAGCTGATGAATTCCGGTGGTGGACTTGCCAAAGGGCTGAAGCTTCTGGAGCCCGGCCCTGTGCTCGTCATGAATGCGGACCTGTTCTGGGTTGGTGAAATCGCCGGTCAACCCACCAATCTGCACAGACTTTCGACGTTTTTCGACCCCGCGGTCATGGATATGGCCATGCTCTGTGTCGATATGGATCGCACGACCGGGCACAATGGCAAGAAGGACTTCAATCTCGCCGAGGATGGTCGCCTGACCCGCTACAATGAGGGTGAACCGCACCCTGTCGTCTATGCCGGGGCCATCGCCATGGAGACGCGTCTGCTTGATGATGCACCCGCCGATGCGTTCAATCTCAACATCTATTTTGACCGTGCTATCTCAGATAACAGGCTTTTTGGTCTGTCGCTTGACGGTCAATGGATTACCGTCGGCACGCCGGATGCTATAGAGGATGCAGAGCGCACCATCGCGGCCACCGAAATCGACAAGTGA
- the addB gene encoding double-strand break repair protein AddB produces the protein MAHAKRILTIAPGTPFLKTLAESLCDGRLTTAFRYDAADPLSLAKVTIYVPTRRSARVLRSEFVDLLGGRSAILPIIRPLGETDDDSGYFDIETPATIDLAPPISSTARLVELARLILAWRNSLPDAIRAVHSDSPLVAPASPADAIWLARALGEVIDAMDTEDRDWDALAKLDTADHAQWWQLTADFLKIASVFWPARLGELNKSSAGRHRNAILRAEAGRLAKIGSSDPIIVAGSTGSIPAAADLIAAVAALPQGLVVLPGLDTEMPEEQWQDINESPDDPSTRTHSQYGLFVLLQKLGVLRDDVEQIGTVDIDLQNRAAIFSTALAPAKATSEWNEWRGDKCEAFFNDAFSSAAIIEAANEREEATAIAIALRLALEKPGSGLQSQAALITPDRGLARRVATELARFGIEADDSAGTPLSATPQAGLLQLALEAILRPGDPVAVMSLLKHPLSRFGLAVDAVPNAVAGLELLALRGGRTETTLDTLDVLLQQQLALHHQDRHAPQWRKALSPDVELAAADLAGRIKLAIDPLDSALIRKDPVSGRLTERLTLSEWAERTGRVLEAFCMDERGDLASLWSGEAGEKLSGLLTELMDCGGVLEADGPQWIDIMTALIAGESIKPRAMRHPRVFIFGALEARLQAVDTVIIGGLNEGIWPGQTANNPFLSRNMKTAIGLEPPERRIGQLAHDFEMANGTRQIFYSRALRQGSTPAVASRWLQRLLALGGETFGETLKARGATYRHWAVMLDEREGQPPAKRPAPTPTADLQPKSYSFSEVGRLRRDPYSIYARRILKLDPLDEFNRDPGAADRGTLYHRIMENYAREEHVPGTPAAEAAMSRVLHACFDAEKLPPHIDVVWRQRFEAVAREFLKWETERRHLIKRSHIEARAGQEIAEAGIRLTGVADRIDIKTSGKADIIDYKTGLSPSVKQARSLLDPQLALEAAALMRGAFRDTGSPVPEDLIYVRLRPGERFGTDTINNEHAKSTAKTAPKSAAELATDAIDQLSKFVISLREGKNGFVSRLIPEEQQSYGGEYDHLARVSEWSTAEPGDGDAE, from the coding sequence TTGGCGCATGCCAAGCGAATCCTGACCATCGCCCCCGGAACGCCATTTTTGAAAACGCTGGCGGAAAGCCTGTGTGATGGACGTCTGACGACCGCCTTTCGTTATGATGCTGCCGATCCGCTTTCGCTGGCAAAGGTCACGATCTACGTCCCGACCCGCCGCTCGGCCCGTGTCCTGCGCTCGGAATTCGTCGATCTCTTGGGTGGTCGTTCCGCCATCCTGCCGATCATAAGACCGCTTGGCGAGACGGACGACGACAGCGGATATTTCGATATTGAAACGCCAGCGACAATCGATCTCGCGCCACCGATTTCGAGCACGGCACGGCTTGTGGAGCTTGCGCGTCTCATTCTCGCCTGGCGAAACAGCCTGCCGGACGCCATCCGCGCTGTCCACTCCGATTCGCCTCTGGTTGCCCCCGCCAGCCCTGCTGATGCCATCTGGCTGGCGCGCGCGCTTGGCGAAGTCATCGACGCCATGGACACCGAGGACCGGGACTGGGATGCGCTGGCAAAACTCGATACCGCAGACCATGCACAGTGGTGGCAACTGACGGCAGACTTTCTCAAGATCGCCAGCGTCTTCTGGCCCGCCCGCCTTGGGGAACTGAACAAATCGTCTGCCGGACGACACCGCAACGCGATTTTGCGCGCGGAGGCCGGGCGTCTCGCAAAGATCGGGTCTAGCGATCCCATCATCGTTGCAGGGTCCACCGGCTCCATTCCGGCAGCCGCCGATCTCATTGCCGCTGTCGCTGCCCTGCCGCAGGGCCTCGTGGTTCTTCCCGGCCTCGATACCGAAATGCCGGAGGAGCAATGGCAGGACATCAACGAAAGCCCTGATGACCCGTCCACCCGCACCCATTCGCAATATGGTCTCTTCGTCCTTCTGCAAAAACTAGGTGTCTTGCGCGACGATGTCGAACAGATCGGCACGGTGGATATCGATCTGCAAAACCGCGCGGCGATCTTTTCCACAGCACTTGCCCCTGCCAAGGCGACCAGCGAGTGGAATGAATGGCGGGGCGACAAGTGCGAGGCCTTCTTCAACGACGCGTTTTCTTCCGCAGCCATCATCGAGGCCGCCAATGAGCGGGAGGAAGCGACAGCGATTGCCATTGCGCTTCGGCTGGCGCTGGAAAAACCCGGCAGCGGCCTCCAGTCGCAGGCTGCTCTGATAACGCCCGATCGCGGACTAGCGCGCCGTGTCGCGACAGAACTTGCCCGGTTCGGTATCGAGGCTGATGATTCTGCCGGTACTCCACTGTCTGCCACGCCGCAGGCAGGTCTTCTCCAGCTTGCCCTCGAAGCGATTTTACGCCCGGGCGATCCGGTGGCGGTCATGTCCCTGCTGAAACACCCGCTCTCGCGTTTCGGACTGGCGGTCGATGCCGTCCCCAACGCCGTTGCGGGTCTGGAGCTTCTGGCATTGCGGGGTGGCAGAACCGAAACTACGCTCGATACGCTGGACGTGCTGTTGCAGCAGCAACTGGCCTTGCATCACCAGGACCGGCACGCGCCGCAATGGCGTAAGGCTCTGTCACCGGATGTCGAGCTGGCTGCCGCCGATCTGGCTGGGCGCATCAAGCTGGCAATCGATCCGCTGGACTCTGCACTCATTCGCAAGGACCCGGTCAGCGGACGTCTGACCGAGCGTCTGACGCTGTCGGAATGGGCAGAGCGAACGGGCCGCGTGCTTGAAGCCTTCTGCATGGATGAGCGCGGTGATCTCGCAAGCCTCTGGTCCGGCGAAGCGGGTGAAAAACTGTCCGGCCTGCTGACGGAATTGATGGACTGCGGCGGCGTTCTGGAAGCCGATGGCCCGCAGTGGATCGATATCATGACGGCCCTGATTGCAGGCGAATCGATCAAGCCGCGCGCCATGCGTCACCCGCGTGTGTTTATTTTCGGTGCTCTCGAAGCCCGTCTTCAGGCTGTCGATACGGTCATCATCGGCGGCCTGAATGAAGGTATCTGGCCCGGCCAGACCGCCAACAATCCGTTCCTGTCGCGCAATATGAAAACCGCAATCGGTCTGGAGCCGCCTGAGCGGCGGATCGGGCAACTGGCGCATGACTTCGAGATGGCAAACGGCACGCGACAGATATTCTACAGCCGCGCGCTGCGTCAGGGATCGACGCCCGCCGTTGCCTCACGATGGCTCCAACGCCTTCTGGCCCTCGGTGGCGAAACATTTGGAGAAACCTTGAAGGCACGCGGCGCGACCTACCGCCACTGGGCCGTGATGCTGGACGAGCGCGAGGGCCAACCTCCAGCCAAGCGCCCTGCCCCGACGCCGACCGCGGATTTGCAGCCGAAATCCTATTCTTTCAGCGAAGTCGGCAGGCTTCGCCGCGATCCCTATTCCATCTATGCGCGTCGCATTCTCAAACTCGATCCGCTGGATGAGTTCAATCGCGATCCCGGCGCCGCCGATCGCGGCACGCTGTATCACCGCATCATGGAAAATTATGCGCGCGAAGAGCACGTACCCGGTACGCCCGCTGCCGAGGCCGCGATGTCTCGCGTGCTGCATGCCTGCTTCGACGCGGAAAAGCTGCCCCCGCATATCGACGTGGTATGGAGACAACGGTTCGAGGCGGTTGCCCGTGAGTTTCTGAAGTGGGAAACGGAAAGACGCCACCTGATCAAGCGCAGCCACATCGAAGCGCGCGCCGGGCAGGAGATTGCCGAGGCGGGCATTCGCCTCACCGGCGTTGCCGACCGTATCGACATCAAGACATCCGGCAAGGCTGATATTATCGACTACAAAACCGGTCTTTCACCCTCGGTTAAACAGGCCCGTTCCCTGCTCGACCCGCAACTGGCGCTGGAGGCAGCGGCCCTAATGCGCGGCGCCTTCCGCGATACCGGATCGCCGGTGCCCGAGGACCTGATCTACGTTCGCCTGCGCCCGGGTGAACGATTCGGAACCGATACGATCAACAATGAACATGCCAAATCGACCGCCAAGACCGCGCCGAAATCGGCGGCGGAACTGGCGACGGACGCCATCGACCAGCTTTCCAAATTCGTCATCTCGCTGCGAGAAGGCAAAAACGGCTTCGTCTCTCGGCTGATACCCGAGGAGCAGCAAAGCTATGGCGGCGAGTATGATCACCTCGCCCGTGTCTCCGAATGGTCCACCGCAGAACCGGGAGATGGTGATGCTGAATGA
- the trpA gene encoding tryptophan synthase subunit alpha, which produces MTARMDKRFADLRAENRPALITYFMGGDPDFDTSLGIMKSLPEAGADVIELGMPFSDPMADGPAIQMAAQRALKGGQTLKTTLALSREFRKGDDTTPIVLMGYYNPIYIYGVEKFLDDALEAGIDGLIVVDLPPEMDDELCVPALARGINFIRLATPTTDEKRLPAVLRNTSGFVYYVSMNGITGSALPDPSTISGAVGRIKSHTGLPVCVGFGVKTADHARAIGAVADGVVVGSAIVNQIAGSLTKDGKATNDTVPSVTTLVKGLSTGVRASRLAAAE; this is translated from the coding sequence ATGACTGCACGTATGGACAAGCGCTTTGCTGATCTGCGCGCTGAAAACCGCCCCGCACTGATCACCTATTTCATGGGTGGCGATCCGGATTTCGACACGTCGCTCGGCATCATGAAGTCGCTGCCGGAAGCCGGTGCCGATGTCATCGAACTCGGCATGCCGTTTTCCGACCCGATGGCCGATGGCCCGGCGATCCAGATGGCGGCGCAGCGTGCCCTAAAGGGCGGGCAGACGCTAAAGACGACGCTCGCTCTTTCTCGCGAATTCCGCAAGGGCGACGACACCACCCCGATCGTGTTGATGGGCTATTACAATCCCATCTATATCTACGGCGTCGAAAAGTTTCTGGATGATGCGCTCGAAGCTGGCATCGATGGATTGATAGTCGTCGATCTTCCGCCCGAGATGGATGATGAACTTTGCGTTCCTGCGCTGGCCCGCGGCATCAATTTCATTCGTTTGGCAACGCCGACCACGGATGAAAAGCGTCTGCCTGCGGTTCTTAGAAATACATCCGGTTTCGTCTATTACGTATCGATGAACGGTATCACCGGTTCGGCTTTGCCCGATCCGTCGACGATCTCCGGCGCAGTCGGTCGTATCAAGTCGCATACCGGTCTCCCGGTCTGTGTCGGCTTCGGCGTCAAGACGGCGGATCATGCCCGTGCAATCGGCGCTGTTGCCGATGGCGTCGTGGTGGGCTCTGCCATCGTCAACCAGATTGCCGGAAGTCTGACCAAGGATGGAAAGGCCACCAACGACACTGTTCCCTCAGTGACAACACTGGTAAAGGGACTTTCAACAGGTGTGCGCGCATCGCGCCTTGCCGCTGCCGAGTAA
- the accD gene encoding acetyl-CoA carboxylase, carboxyltransferase subunit beta — protein sequence MNWITNYVRPRINSMLGRRETPENLWIKCPETGEMVFHKDLEENKWVIPASGFHMKMPAKARLEDLFDGGVYEALVQPKVAQDPLKFRDSKKYSDRLRDSRVKTEQEDTILAGVGKLQGLKIVAIVHEFQFMGGSLGIAAGEAIVKAFERAISERCPVVMFPASGGARMQEGILSLMQLPRTTVAVNMLKEAGMPYIVVLTNPTTGGVTASYAMLGDVHIAEPGAEICFAGKRVIEQTIREKLPEGFQTSEYLLDHGMVDMVVDRREIPDTLASLLKIMTKAPANTSKDVMPLAASA from the coding sequence GTGAATTGGATCACCAACTACGTACGGCCTCGGATCAACTCCATGCTTGGCCGCCGCGAGACCCCGGAAAACCTCTGGATCAAGTGCCCCGAGACGGGCGAGATGGTCTTCCACAAGGACCTTGAGGAAAACAAGTGGGTCATTCCTGCTTCCGGTTTTCACATGAAGATGCCCGCCAAGGCACGCCTTGAAGACCTGTTCGACGGCGGCGTCTACGAAGCGCTGGTCCAGCCAAAAGTGGCTCAGGACCCCCTGAAGTTTCGCGACTCCAAGAAATATTCAGACCGTCTGCGCGACAGCCGCGTGAAGACCGAGCAGGAAGACACGATCCTGGCCGGCGTCGGCAAGCTTCAGGGCTTGAAGATCGTCGCCATCGTGCACGAATTTCAGTTCATGGGTGGTTCGCTCGGCATCGCCGCTGGCGAAGCCATCGTCAAGGCCTTCGAGCGCGCCATTTCCGAGCGTTGCCCGGTCGTGATGTTCCCGGCCTCCGGTGGTGCACGTATGCAGGAAGGCATCCTGTCGCTGATGCAGCTGCCGCGCACCACGGTTGCGGTCAATATGCTGAAGGAAGCGGGGATGCCTTACATCGTCGTCCTCACCAACCCGACGACGGGCGGTGTTACGGCTTCTTATGCGATGCTAGGCGATGTGCACATTGCCGAGCCAGGTGCAGAGATTTGCTTTGCGGGCAAGCGCGTGATCGAACAGACGATCCGCGAAAAGCTGCCTGAGGGCTTCCAGACATCGGAATATCTGCTGGATCACGGCATGGTCGACATGGTCGTGGATCGTCGCGAAATTCCCGATACACTGGCCAGCTTGCTGAAGATCATGACCAAGGCGCCCGCCAACACGTCGAAAGACGTTATGCCGTTGGCTGCGTCCGCCTGA